The window CCTACGTGTGCTTTTTGCAGACCCTAGCGTTTATCAATGCAGCTGCACCACCCAAAGACAGTAAACCGTCAGATCAGGTTGTTCACCGTAGTGACCATTTGCGTACGATACCGTGAgcattttataacattttcGAGAACGCAAGCATTTCCCTCCTCCTACACTAACCCATTTTGGCAGCAGATAGCTACACTGGCGGGCGTTTCTTTGTTTGATCTTTTTTCCACTTCTGCAGACTGCCGGAGGTCACGTCTTCAGTCAAGGGTTCAGTTAAGACGCGTAATGACTGCTCGTAGTGGGTAGTCGCATTTGCCGTCAGAGCAGCTGAACGGCATTGACAGAGACTTATGGGCAGAGGTTTTGATTTTACCCGGTCACTACTTATCAGCAGGTTCATTCAGATAAACTCTATCGACTACAGAGCTGAAGGCGAAATTGCTGCTTATGATTTAACTTAACGGGTTGTAGAAGCGCTGCTATGGTCCATTCTGCTGTAATTTCCGTGTTTTAACCtagtggtttttatttttttattgcttaaatCCATGTAACCCAAATTTATTTCTCAAGTCCGTGATTTATCTGGCAAGCAGGGGAGTGAAGTCCACGCTTTGACGGGGAGTCAGACTCTCCTTTAACTCCGCGGGAGGAGGTTGGTCATCGGTCCAGTCAGAGCAGTCATTCAGAAATCGTTGTGCAGTGGCTCGTGTCCTTTGTCTTCACACCCAACCACAGCTTCCTCATCTGCTGCTGTGTTCGTTTTTAGAAAGatctcctctgctttttctccttGGTTTATTTCCCAACACTTCTCACTTCATCCTACAGGCTCATTCCAGTTTCTCGGGGTCTTTTTCAGGCCGCCGTGACATCTGGCCTCTTCACTGTTGGTCGCTGCTTAGACTGCTGATTATGATTGGTAATGGATTATTAATCTGCCTTTTGTAATGGTAAATCATCATGGATTTATGTAGTAAACAAAATGGCtaaaatttaaaagtgaaaaagttcAGGGCCGAGTCCATAGGTGCAGGAGGGAAATCAAAAGCTGTGACAGAGGTGAGAGGCTGCTATGCTCATCCTACAAGAATTCAGCAAAttacaaaagagacaaaaagcgGAAGTTGATCATGAGGAAGTGATATTTATAAAACCATAGAGGGATGTGTTTATTCTCCCACTCCACACCAGCTCAGAGCATTCATGTGTTATTAGGTTAGCAAAAACCTCAAGCGCAATGATTGAAATCAGGtggattacatttttgttttttctgatacTGCAGTTTATGGGTAAGGAAACAtataacagacaaaaaataccagaaacattacaaaacataaCTTTGGCTTGAGCATATTACGGCTACATCTTCAATATTTCACGCTAAACTTTTACTAACTTCTATTCAACTAACACAGCCACATATGCCGTCTGATTTTCATCCGAGGAGATTTATGGACTCTTTGAAACAAAGGCCGGGACACATTTGCAAAGTTTCTGCTGAATCTAAGATTATCCTCACACCAGCTATCGACACAAAATAACTAGTGTcgtatttcatctttttcacagcagtgaCTGGACAATACTCCTCCATCATCACACAGAGAAGGGAGACGGTAAGCCTTGTGAAAAGGCGCTGGGATCAGGAGGAATGTGACGGTGCCCTTCAGTGGCGACAGGGTCCCAGCAGGAGCTACAGACTCGGCAGGATTGATTTATCTCTGGCCCTTCTCGACAGATTGAGCAAGGCAGAGAAGTGTTCTCTACAAAACAGTTGCTGCTGCGAACGTTCGAAAGTTCAAGATGCACAACGCGGATCTGTCCGCTATTTGCGAGTATTTACATCCTATCAAGAAACCAGCTCAAATCAGCTGCGCAGAACCAAATactgaaacatcagaaaatttACGATGAAGTGATGAAGTTCCTTTTACTCTTGTTGCCCCTCCCTCGCAACATCTCCATCCTCACCAGGGTGCGCTCGCAGACACTGGCCGCCATCTGACGCCTGGGGTTTTAGCTGCGCTTGTTCGCTTGCCGAATTAGCGGCCGCCTACGGTGTTTTGGTGGTGATCCAATTTGAAGGCCGACTGATCGTGCAGCCACCACCCAAGAACCGTCAGCAGACTGTTGTCCACCGTAGTGACCACTATGCACGATACCGGTACATCGTGACTGTGACGCGGGTCACCAGccgcttttgttttgttttttgaagacAGAACGCGCAAGCATTTCCCTCCTCCTACACTAACCCATTTCAAGCAGACAGCTACACCTGCGGCGTTCTCTTTGTTTGACCTTTTCCACTCTCCCCGCAGACTGCCGGAGGTCCGGTTTCAAGTCGGCGGAAATTCAGTCAAGACGCCGAATGACTGTCACAGTCCAAAGGTACAAGAGCTGAACGAGCATTGACAGAGAGATTTATAGAGGTTTTATCAGGGTCACTACTTATCAGCAGGTTCATTCAGATAAACTCATCGACCACAGGATAGCGTAAATTAAGCACGACATGACTAACTAACGGTTAGAGCGCGCCGTTATGTCCGCTTCCATGCAATTCGCGTTTAACCCAGgtattttggtttttcattgCTTTCAACCCCACAACCTAAATCGGCTCTCAAACTGCGGATTTATCTACATACAGAGTGAAGTCCACGCTTTGACGGGGAGTCAGACTCTCCTTTAACTCCGCGGGAGGAGGTTGGTCATCGGTCCAGTCAGAGCAGTCATCTGTGAAATCACAGCAGTGGCTCGTGTCCTTTGTCTTCACACCCAACCACAGCTTCCTCATCTGCTGCTGTGTTCGTTTTTAGAAAGatctcctctgctttttctccttGGTTTATTTCCCAACACTTCTCACTTCATCCTACAGCTCATTCCAGTTTTCGTCTTTTTTCAGGCCAGGGACATCTGGCCTTCACTGCTGGTCGCCATTAGACTGCTGATTATGATTGGTAATGGATTATTAATCTGCCTTTTGCAAACGCTGTAAATCATCATGGACGAAGcgaggcaaaacaaaaatggctGGGACTTTAAAAGTGGAAAGTGAAAAGTCTGTGGCCGCCGAGCCTATAGGCAGAGGGAAATCAAAGCTGCGGACAGAGGGTGAGAGGCTGCTATGCTCATCCTGCTGTTAATCTGGCAAAttacaaaagagacaaaaagcgGAAGTTGATCATGAGGAAGTGATACTTTACAAACCATAGGAGGGATGTGCTTTATTTCTCCGTACCCACACCAGCTCAGAGCATCTGGCGGTTAACAGGGCACAAAAACTCAAGCGCAATGATTGAAATCAGGtggattacatttttgttttttctgatacTGCAGTTTATAGGTAAGGAAACAtataacagacaaaaaataccagaaacattacaaaacataaCTTTGTCGATATTACTACGGCCACATCTTTACCACGCTAACTTTTACTAACTTCTATTCAACTAACACAGCCACATATGCCGTCTGATTTTCATCCGAGGAGATTTATGGACTCTTTGAAACAAAGGCCGGGACACATTTGCAAAGTTTCTGCTGAATCTAAGATTATCCTCACACCAGCTATCGACACAAAATAACTAGTGTcgtatttcatctttttcacagcagtgaCTGGACAATACTCCTCCATCACCGTCAGAGAAGGAGACGAAGTCACTTTACAGTGTGAAAACGTGACGCCTCATCAGCACGAATGTGACGGTGCTACCTGGTTCTTCAGTGGCTCAAGAGACACGGTCCCAGTAGAGCTGGTTAGACTCGGGCAGATTGTTGAAAAAGCCAGAGATAAATCAGACAGACTGAGTGTTACAGAGAAGTGTTCTCTGGTGATAAAGAGGGTCACGGCTGAGGACGCTGGTCGCTACGACTGTCAAAGATCAGGACACACGCTACTTCCAGACACCGTGGTTTTACTGTCTACTGTTAAAAGTGAGTATTTACACCGTTTTTCAGCTCAAACTGTCTTGTTCGAACGTTATTCCTGAAACATTACAGTAATTATGATGAGGTGATGAGgttcattttaatttgctaatcttcttgtctttctctcacaaTATCTCCACCTTTGCCAGTGACTGAACATAAGGAGGGGGATGCGGTGAGcctgtgctgctctgtgtcGACATACAGAGACTTAAAACCAAGTGTGAGGTGGCTGTTTGAGGACAAGAATTCAAAGGAAGACGACACAGTCAAGGAATTGCCAAAGACTGAGTTCTCAGCCTCTGTCGGAATTCCCAGCTCTTATCTGAAGCTGAAGTATCATGAGTTATTTAAGTGTGAAGTGACGGACGGTTACAGCAGAGAAGTGCGGCTGTTCACCTTCAGCACTCCGTCCTCAGGTGAGTAACCTTGTGAGAACACGATGAGCTGTTTATAGGCACCTTCAACTGATGTGAATCACATGCtacatttttcttgatttccTGTATTTATGATGCTATCATTCTTTTCCACTTTGTCCCTGCAGATGGCAATTCATGGGGTATTTTCTCATCGTACAGTTTGTTGggttttgttcttcttttatttgtccaggtgaGGACACAACATCAGCAACAGTAACGATAAGGACAACGAAAAACGGCAAAAAATCAAGGACCAACATGGAAACGTCTGCCACCAGTGACACTTCACCAAAACCACAAAGTAGTGGCTCAAaattttgtgtctctctcaagaatttctctgtctctcagtctctctcagCTTTTGAAGTCTGAAGAATTTTGACTCAACAGAGCAGAAAGCTGCAACcactttcactgttttcattctctttcCAGGTTTCTGGTTATACATTGGTGTGGCTGTGGGCTTAGCAGCGCTGCTAATAACGATTGTGGCAGTCACCATCTGGAAGAGAACTAAAGGTGAGAACATTCCCAGAAGAGACTTTTaacaagaaaagtgaaaaaaaaaaaaaaaagtttgtttgtttgtttttcttcatttgcgGAAGCtacaataaagtttttctttggtctttttAGGGAACAAAATGCAGATGGATGAAAATGCTGTGAGTTTTGAGGCCGAATCATAAAATTTTCATAAAGTTAAAGTGACTGCACAGAGCAAAGCAGGTAGTTCTTCGTCACAACTTAGTGTGGTCCTGTAGTTGAAAGAGGATAAATACTACTCACTGTGATGCAAAGGAACACAttttaaagggacagttcaacattttgggaaacacactaATTCACTGTTTTCTCGAGAGCCCGATGAgatgacaccactctcatgtctgcgTGCTACGTGTGGAGCCGGGGCCAGGAGGCgattagcgtagcttagcataaagcaggaggagacagcaagcctggctctttccaaaacTCCGAAAATACACCCACCGGCAATGTTAAATCCGAACACAACTACTTCTTGACAGACAGTCTATCCATCTGCTCACCACATGAGCCTGATGCAACGATGGCATGACACCAGGATGCTACTCGGCTGTTATTTGCCAAGAAACAGTTACAACACGAGTCGTTCTCTAAAAGCACAGATTGTGGTTTTTGTGTATGGAAACGTGAACAGTAACTAGGCTGTGTTTTTCCAGCAACAGAGATTAAACCGCCCGGAGACTCAGCCTGGTCCAGACACCCGTCAGGACACGGTGAGATCGCACACTACACCCGGTACTGAGTTACACTCACtgctatgtgtgtttgtaactgtaactgtatgAGAAACACAGTGACTCATGAGTCACAAGTATGAACGGCATGAGTATGaaatgacagagggaaaaaaagtgtcagGCGAACAGCTGTTAATAGAACATTTGGAGACCAAGTCAGTGTTCTGTAGGTCCACGTTACTGAGCAGCCGTCATGTCGCCTTCACCGTCTAGGCTGATCCTGACGGTGGCGTTTCCTACGCCTCCATCAGCTGCGCCAGGGAGACCGACAGGGGAAGCTGTCTGATTGGTTACCGTGGTGATGTTAGTTCAAGCTCCTGCATTGTTGAGGACTGTGATGTCAGTCAGCCTGTCCAACGCTCATTTCCATCATTGCCGGCGTTTAACTGTGCTCGATTTAGGACAGGTTAGCCACTAGTTCAAACGTTTTgagtttttacctttttttctagTTTATGTTTGATCTGATCTCTTTTAAAGTGTCTACCACACGTAAATGTTTCACATGCAatcattttaaccattttaaccAATCATTTTATCCGTTTAGTTCAATTTTGAATCTCCTGTAATGAATCTGCTGAGTAAAATGAAAGGAGGTGTGATGTAACATCCCTTATGTGGGCTGAATAAGCAATGTCACCCTTGAGATTTGTAAAAAGCATCTGAATGAGTGGGAAGTGTCTAAATCCAAAAGTCCCCTGCCGCAGGTTGTTAACAGTTGCAGGTACACCAGTTCATGGTTGTCGGGGAGAGAGTCATCCctgataaaataaaagctgcattaaaataGCACATGACGAAGGAGGACAAATTTCACCATGAGGAACTGATACACCCTTATCAGAGGACGTATATGCTACACTGTTCATTTTAAGAGGAAGTTGTTCAGAGACCAGTGTGAAAATGAGACGGAGACAAGGAGGAGAAATGTTTGAATTCAGAGGGCTTAAAACGTCTTTATATCTGATACTGGTGCTTCAGTTTACAGGTAAGGATACATACAGTAGAACTTTCAGCAAAACTttattaatatgaataataCTAGTACTTGATTTAttaatgatgtttgtttttaacgtGGTGAGTTCAGTGGTCTCCGTTTAAaaacttacagtatgttgtatCTATAACGATCCTGACACATATACTATATGAGCATGTCAGTCACATTTTCAATGTGGTTTATTTGCTCATGTTTCTCTCCTATTTCTTTCACAGCACTAACCAAACATAATTGTGCCTCCTTCGTTGTCAGAGTTGGAGATGAGGTCACTTTGCCTTGTAAAAATGTGAGAGATGATCAGGTTAAATGTGACAGTACTACCTGGCTCTTCAGTGATTCAAGTCGGAGGACAGTAGAGCTGGTTAGAGATGGGCAGATTTATAAAGATGAGGCTTCCAAATCTAAATCAGACAGACTGAGTGTTACAGAGAAGTGTTCTCTGGTGATAAAGAACGTCACGGATGAGGATGTTGGTCACTACGCCTGCAGACAGACTTACCAACTACAACAACGATATGAAGATGAATTGGTTTATCTGTCTGTTATTACCAGTGAGTCAAACTGTCTTGTTagaacaaaaatactgaaacactATGATAATTAAGATTACAGTGACTATATTAGTTTTactcttgtttctttctctctcaacatcTTCATCGTCACCAGTTACTGAACATAAGAACGATTCTATGGTGACGTTAAAGTGCTCCGTGTCAACACGTGGACGGTGTGGACACACAGTGAAGTGGCTGTATCAGGGTCAAGATGTGGATAAAGATCACAATGAGTTGAGGACATCAAGGTCTGGCTGCTGGGCCACTGTGAGCTTTAAGActtctcattttatttactcATCAAGTAACAATAAGTTACTGAAGTGTAAAGTCACCGATGAAAACACTGGAGAAGAGCAGCTGTTCCCCTTCAGCCCTCTGTCCTCAGgtgagaaaacaaagagaataTGATGAGCTGTTCCTGATCAGACAAACTGTATTTGCttatttaatggatttttttctaaagtagAGAAAAACCCAGTCTCACCTGGAAGCAAAGATTCAACAACAAACCCAAAAGGTATATTTGGTGTATCTCTCAACAATCTCTTTGTACGGATGTCTGTCGTTTGAGGGAGAAAGCATTTGTGAAAAGCACATGCAGTCTCTTTTAGCTACAGGATGTTGAACAGACGAGAGAAGTGCagccaaatgttttgtttcccccccccccattctgtTTCTAGATTGGTGGTGGTACATCATTCTGGCTGTGGGTTTAACAGCACTCTTAATAGCTGTCGTGGCACTCATCGGATGGAAGAGATATAAAGGTGGGAAGATTCACAGATGAAACTCTTGCCAACAGAATGTTTTgattaaactgatttttctgattttttgaAGCTAGCTAACactctcttttttgtcttttcagggAACAAAAGAGAGACGGATGAAAACATGGTCAGTTTTAAAACCGAATAACAAAATGTCTGTACAGTTATAACACTGCAGAGCAAAGCAGGGTTTCAGTGTAGTTGGCTTTCAGAACTGTGACTCCAGAGCTCAGAGAGAATACGGTAGAAATAAACAGTTCTGACTATATCATCTTGAAACCTGGTGGCTGCATCAAAGGCCAAAGAATTCATTGCCGGGGCAAGCATGGCAGAATATTAGCCTTAAACAGTGAAATTTGAGCAAAAATATAGGTACACCGCAGAATATAATATGTCATGTTGCCTTCACCGTGTAGGCTGTTCCTGACGATGGCGTTTCCTACGCCTCCATCAGCTACGCCAGGGAGACCGACAGGGAAGCCCAGGTAAGCTGTCTGTTACGACAGAGGAACTAGTAAATATG is drawn from Xiphias gladius isolate SHS-SW01 ecotype Sanya breed wild chromosome 4, ASM1685928v1, whole genome shotgun sequence and contains these coding sequences:
- the LOC120789297 gene encoding uncharacterized protein LOC120789297 → MRLLLHLTAVTGQYSSITVREGDEVTLQCENVTPHQHECDGATWFFSGSRDTVPVELVRLGQIVEKARDKSDRLSVTEKCSLVIKRVTAEDAGRYDCQRSGHTLLPDTVVLLSTVKMTEHKEGDAVSLCCSVSTYRDLKPSVRWLFEDKNSKEDDTVKELPKTEFSASVGIPSSYLKLKYHELFKCEVTDGYSREVRLFTFSTPSSGEDTTSATVTIRTTKNGKKSRTNMETSATSDTSPKPQSFWLYIGVAVGLAALLITIVAVTIWKRTKGNKMQMDENAQQRLNRPETQPGPDTRQDTADPDGGVSYASISCARETDRGSCLIGYRGDVSSSSCIVEDCDVSQPVQRSFPSLPAFNCARFRTG
- the LOC120788793 gene encoding uncharacterized protein LOC120788793, with the translated sequence MRRRQGGEMFEFRGLKTSLYLILVLQFTALTKHNCASFVVRVGDEVTLPCKNVRDDQVKCDSTTWLFSDSSRRTVELVRDGQIYKDEASKSKSDRLSVTEKCSLVIKNVTDEDVGHYACRQTYQLQQRYEDELVYLSVITITEHKNDSMVTLKCSVSTRGRCGHTVKWLYQGQDVDKDHNELRTSRSGCWATVSFKTSHFIYSSSNNKLLKCKVTDENTGEEQLFPFSPLSSDWWWYIILAVGLTALLIAVVALIGWKRYKGNKRETDENMAVPDDGVSYASISYARETDREAQIWGGDDAVTYSKVKAPSSSAGASADPSDLYATVNNSNI